The stretch of DNA CATTCGACCTGAGCGAGAGCGTGAGTAGAGCAAGACAACAACGTCCAATGCGCTAGGCGGCAGACTGCGTGCGTGAGCAACACAAGCACTGCACGCGTGCAAGAAGGGCTCGTGGGCATTCCTGCAGGATCACTTGGCTCTGTCGAGGCCTCATCCAAGCTGCGCAACTAATCTGATTACTTGCGTCGCCCCCATCGTCCGATCTTCCACCGCACGCGCCCGCCCTCTCTTCTAATCATGTCGCAAGGCCCCGCTGACGCCAGCGAGAGCGTCTCGCCTACTTCCAACTCCGCCCACCACGCGCTGAATAAGCTCGCAAATGGAGAACACctcaagcagaagcgcgCGCGATCGCAGTTGTCCTGTATCCCCTGCCGGCAAGGAAAGCTGAAATGTAACCGATCTCACGACCCGGCCTGCGACCAGTGTATCAAGAGGAGCCGCGAAGGCCAATGCCATTATGTCCCACCTccaaagaagcaaaaggcgaaTCAGAATGTCAAAGGGCGGATACGGCAGTTGGAGACGCTCGTGGTGGACTTGATGAACCAGCAGAGTCAGAAGCAGGCACAGACACAGCAAGCGGAGAGCACGGCCACGACACAATCGTCAGCCACGCGGACACCATCAATAGAGAGCAGGCAGGGCGCTGCGACTCAGCTCACTCCACCCAGCGATAGCGATGACTATGCCCCGCAAGATGGACACAATGGACACGGCGAAGCGCAGGACGACGTGGACAGCACGACAAAGCCTTTTGGCAAGCTGCGCATCAGCAATGGAGAGATCAGCTATGTCGGCGAGACGCACTGGCAAGCCATATTGAACGGCATATCGGACCTGAAGCGAGAGCTGGGTGACGAGCAAGATGACGAGCAGGCCGAAGGAGACTCTCCCGAGAGGACTGTCGCTGATGTCTATGGCACGACTCCCATGAGCCAAGCGGCCTCGCAAAATCTGGCACCCGATCAGACTTCTTCACATCTGGGCTTGATGCTCGGTGGTGCGGGCGGCGCAATGACCAGAGAGCAGCTCATCAAAGCAATACCTGAGAAGAGAATAACAGATCGACTATGTGCCTTATGGTTCAACTCGCCAGATCCTTTCAAACCTATCATTCATGCGCCAACTTTTCAAGATCAGTATCGGTACGTGCGTGTCTGCTAATGGGTCGCTCCTTTGACTGAGCAGTCTTCAGGAACTTTTGGCGCGATCCGAGAGAAACTCCGACCATGTGGATTGGTCTGCTATTTGCCATCCTCTCGCTTGCGGTATGATAATTCATgcactgctgttgttgtgatGCTTGCTGACTCAAAAGACCTCGTTCGGTCTTCGTGACGCAGATCCAGACTCTGACGCGGCCAAGCGAATACTTGCTGAAATGACCAAATTTCACTCGCTGGCTGGATCTGCTGCTGGTAAGTCAGATGCATGATTACTCCAGACGCGACAAAGACGAATTGCAGACTGATAGCATATCTCTGTAGTGGCTGCGGACTACACCAAAGGCCAAGCGCATACGATGGAGTGCTTGATGCTCTTTGGAGCCGGCATGCGAAGTGCCGAAGCCTCTGTCAGTGCTTGGTTGATTATTGGCCTGGTGGTCAGACTGGGCCTGCGCATGGGATACCATCGAGATTCGGACAACCATCCCGGCATCAGCGTCTTCGATGGTGAGATGAGGCGGCGGATCTGGTCTGTCATCAGCATGATTGACGTCTTGTTCTCGTTCCAACTTGGCATGCCAGGAATGGTAGGTTCAGACTATTGCTAGCTACTGCGTATCAGCTAACATTGCCACAGGTCAAGAGGATTCAGTCCGACACGCGGCCGCCGAGGAACTTGCTCGACAGAGACTTCAACGTCAACACCACTGTGCTGCCACCCGACCGAAGCGTCGATGAGATCACGCCTTCATCTTACATGCGTGCCAAGCTTGGCCTCGTCGCAGTCTTCGCAGAAGTCAACGAGC from Cercospora beticola chromosome 1, complete sequence encodes:
- a CDS encoding uncharacterized protein (antiSMASH:Cluster_9); this translates as MSQGPADASESVSPTSNSAHHALNKLANGEHLKQKRARSQLSCIPCRQGKLKCNRSHDPACDQCIKRSREGQCHYVPPPKKQKANQNVKGRIRQLETLVVDLMNQQSQKQAQTQQAESTATTQSSATRTPSIESRQGAATQLTPPSDSDDYAPQDGHNGHGEAQDDVDSTTKPFGKLRISNGEISYVGETHWQAILNGISDLKRELGDEQDDEQAEGDSPERTVADVYGTTPMSQAASQNLAPDQTSSHLGLMLGGAGGAMTREQLIKAIPEKRITDRLCALWFNSPDPFKPIIHAPTFQDQYRNFWRDPRETPTMWIGLLFAILSLATSFGLRDADPDSDAAKRILAEMTKFHSLAGSAAVAADYTKGQAHTMECLMLFGAGMRSAEASVSAWLIIGLVVRLGLRMGYHRDSDNHPGISVFDGEMRRRIWSVISMIDVLFSFQLGMPGMVKRIQSDTRPPRNLLDRDFNVNTTVLPPDRSVDEITPSSYMRAKLGLVAVFAEVNELIHATVPPCHGQMMDLDRRLDEARAAMPPPLQMPDMSELVTEPAEQVMCRINLDLIYLKTKMVLHRRYMERPFAQLSVEEQQFGIGFSRRSCVDAALKVLRHQHEIYAASQPGGQLESVKWYMGSISTHDFLLAAMIVCLELSQQIGDNVAVLNPNLIMCPIRGVMMDALEKSHKIWSAAAAAGRKRDRNAPQQIGKEHMLDETEKACRAMSTMLTKVRARFPHQPDATRKTNMNCAAPSRPGMGIANDDLGIDFSLPQSVPAQTSKATHTAGGMPFGGIVSYHNWDDTADLGESLQYNAPHNANGNSQGPSVSFYMPHLSQERSLSSSEATGPMSTNQYTSSSGPNSNEPSPNSNSQDYSLLPEFGMIGDMLDMPGSIDWEMFDAGVIKNNNPTSLTHDAIMDNPMPGSAMNGPIDYGGANGGASSGPFGFSMGGDLMVAGGTNGVGNYTASNYYMQYGDDGFGTNGMGMG